In one Pseudomonas sp. 31-12 genomic region, the following are encoded:
- a CDS encoding Tc toxin subunit A, with amino-acid sequence MTASDNPPIHQLVKTVLGEQGIGAFTRLNEHIKQHPSVFELIKLRPDELQALGLSPVQAKSLLARGRALASYMARVYREQSLRAAPSSDDEKVPLPTYLKLFNPNTDGSAPADGIDNRASTTAYMVHLAEWVRDKIVPQGKDAIPLEVRRPDVRKLLIDNEAVSQQQSRLAIVNKVLEAQIKTRPNITDVKAYLRTVRYQNSLPYDHDWESICHVVQTVLEDGSLGDVIRHVDPSFPYFKNPGAVGDCANVALQLSIGLGPLLLSLLLESPYFPLTAEQAKEGLRRVDPLTRLVDPDPKKSAADFYRYNFGTLVPGFASLRMLWIFAHVTRLDQRGVESLLALGAFTPKLSANAPVMATPDVPVTGALSGARYIHGGEGPAIELIRSGVANQIQLHHVGEDSFPLLEARFDRINRKCRLDRVLQLKSDEVDELIEAATEAEFRGTGEGSLWIRTNTLRCLGLFKMLNRTHGCQAEQFAALLNVLSVYGRDGQLSHFDRVYNWNDMYEDPLLIDNVEFAIVPQTSADEKTVHQICGALEINFETYRFLATVIARAFGLKTHLKRSLAIFSSFWRLVWLARLFKLTAIEATALLQTLSNGEGLVAQLAGEPAVSSQGAGDGADALSAIHALMTCAAWSQEYDLSVLWLVEHVKPVYVPTVWSEAQEQFLRKLRSQVLPVLVLQATLLEEGAPLRDSSQDLIEWLEHLKPLVDHHGLVIGRHDQTEAQYLEYAREEIKKVVGEVLGPNAGVAERERLQNIISAIVLRCRDEQRVVVVEGLSVYLKLDSLLTAQVLSWAQGHPYDFLVKAMPLSPDHPSLARQERNEPDEFLNMLAELERRGRIADKLGLTPQMLQTLLTDEQYQWFSLESPYEISIQSVYYLAFYRRMITQARQPEEKMLDYLHQVNLLPRDLSPDALQLIRDAAASKLAAFFGCGIKHVLTCAEHVSQGAEDSDRPGWPILHTLAHLDLLSRTLELARKGMDATAAFGLGTLAPLDQEQVFAGAAQNALESLARFTTLTTPPDSAEVGQSITTRCVVDNPKLIANVSQEVAEFELKLQDFYGKPLKGIVVYWKTDLGAMLTPQTTTDNQGRTWALLQAGRTVGTAHVSFHLPLHEPIYAPSVRIDCDEATLFFSSELVSPLPDHELLAGRLSVWELSAVLADRYGNKGMHREVDWSTTYGEFRPTQTSTDANGETRVQISSLSPGEAEIAVVDVESDASINFNGKIRFANKPRILDKPEVITVALVDHELQMRCKVVGLDGEAVEGEIVKWWTNRDSTETEQQSDQYGFSIFAVPPSSIGNLTIYAQLGDNPVVEQVVRLASDVVLQNYSADVKYSIVRDPKPTLCWVDVRTTPADVAPPIPNYPVTWECAPPTEGSAPQIVTIVTDAQGRSVFPIKAEVAGEFKVTARLELHPVQFQDFTVKAIPAIGWIIELVSEGNRTTFDPAKDKLTLLRNSSYQLEITPRETGLMGSKAAVGWSSVYTTKALGMEFDPPLATRFTFVDGQPYILKLSTGDIRNGLFELSLVCDQLNQALVFKGELLKRLPTRRPPSS; translated from the coding sequence ATGACTGCATCCGACAATCCCCCGATTCATCAGTTGGTCAAGACTGTGCTGGGCGAGCAAGGTATTGGCGCGTTCACTCGTTTGAATGAGCACATCAAGCAACATCCCAGCGTGTTTGAATTGATCAAATTGCGGCCTGATGAATTGCAGGCGCTGGGCTTGAGTCCGGTACAAGCCAAATCCTTGCTGGCACGTGGCAGGGCGTTGGCGTCATACATGGCCAGGGTCTATCGCGAGCAGAGTTTGCGTGCGGCTCCATCGTCAGACGATGAAAAAGTGCCGTTGCCCACGTATCTGAAATTGTTTAATCCGAATACTGACGGCAGCGCCCCGGCGGACGGTATCGACAACCGCGCCTCAACCACTGCTTATATGGTGCACCTGGCGGAGTGGGTGCGCGACAAGATCGTGCCGCAAGGCAAAGACGCAATACCGTTGGAGGTGCGTCGCCCGGATGTGCGCAAACTGCTGATCGACAACGAGGCGGTCAGCCAGCAGCAGTCCAGGCTGGCGATTGTTAACAAGGTGCTCGAAGCTCAGATCAAGACCAGACCGAATATCACGGATGTAAAGGCCTACCTTCGCACCGTCCGGTATCAAAATAGTCTGCCCTACGACCATGATTGGGAAAGTATCTGCCATGTCGTCCAAACCGTCCTGGAGGATGGGTCATTGGGGGATGTGATTCGCCATGTGGACCCGAGTTTCCCTTATTTCAAGAATCCGGGCGCCGTGGGGGATTGCGCTAACGTTGCCTTGCAATTGAGCATCGGTCTCGGGCCGCTTCTATTGTCGCTGCTCCTGGAGTCGCCCTACTTCCCGTTGACGGCCGAGCAGGCCAAAGAGGGACTGCGCAGGGTAGATCCGCTGACCCGGTTGGTTGATCCGGATCCTAAAAAATCCGCCGCCGACTTTTATCGATACAATTTCGGCACATTGGTGCCGGGGTTTGCCAGTCTGCGGATGCTCTGGATCTTCGCTCATGTCACACGCCTTGACCAACGCGGGGTGGAATCATTACTGGCGCTTGGTGCCTTTACCCCCAAACTCTCTGCCAACGCGCCAGTCATGGCTACCCCGGATGTTCCTGTGACAGGCGCCTTGTCAGGTGCCCGGTATATCCATGGTGGGGAGGGGCCGGCTATCGAGTTGATCAGAAGCGGCGTGGCAAACCAGATCCAATTGCACCATGTGGGGGAGGACTCATTCCCGTTGCTGGAAGCTCGCTTTGATCGCATCAACCGCAAGTGTCGTCTGGACCGCGTGCTGCAATTGAAAAGCGATGAGGTCGACGAATTGATTGAGGCCGCGACAGAGGCCGAATTCCGTGGCACCGGGGAGGGCTCACTGTGGATCAGGACCAATACCCTGCGCTGTCTCGGGCTATTCAAGATGTTGAACCGCACGCATGGCTGCCAGGCCGAACAGTTCGCTGCGCTCCTCAACGTACTGTCGGTATACGGTCGAGACGGCCAACTGTCGCACTTCGACCGCGTCTACAACTGGAACGACATGTATGAGGATCCGCTGCTCATCGATAACGTCGAGTTTGCGATTGTTCCGCAGACCAGTGCCGACGAAAAGACGGTTCATCAGATTTGCGGCGCCCTGGAGATCAACTTCGAGACCTACCGCTTCCTGGCGACAGTGATCGCCAGGGCCTTTGGCCTCAAGACCCATTTGAAACGTAGCCTGGCGATTTTTTCCAGTTTCTGGCGGTTGGTCTGGCTGGCACGGTTGTTCAAGCTGACAGCCATCGAAGCGACGGCGCTGCTCCAGACACTGAGCAATGGTGAAGGCCTGGTGGCGCAATTGGCTGGAGAGCCTGCGGTGTCCAGTCAGGGGGCGGGTGATGGCGCGGATGCCTTGAGTGCAATACATGCGTTGATGACGTGTGCGGCCTGGTCGCAAGAATACGACTTATCGGTCCTGTGGTTAGTGGAACATGTGAAGCCGGTCTATGTTCCAACCGTTTGGTCCGAGGCACAGGAGCAGTTTTTGCGCAAATTGCGCAGCCAGGTCCTGCCGGTGCTGGTACTGCAAGCCACACTGCTCGAGGAAGGCGCACCGCTACGTGACAGTAGCCAGGATCTCATCGAGTGGCTGGAGCACTTGAAACCACTGGTGGACCACCACGGGTTGGTGATCGGGCGTCATGATCAGACCGAAGCGCAGTATCTGGAGTATGCCCGTGAAGAAATCAAGAAAGTCGTGGGCGAGGTCCTTGGGCCGAATGCGGGTGTTGCTGAGCGCGAGCGCCTGCAGAACATCATCAGCGCGATCGTACTTCGATGCCGGGACGAACAGCGAGTGGTGGTGGTGGAAGGCCTTTCGGTTTACCTGAAGCTGGATTCATTGCTGACGGCGCAGGTGCTGTCCTGGGCTCAGGGGCATCCATATGACTTCCTGGTCAAGGCCATGCCGTTGTCACCCGATCATCCGTCGCTGGCACGGCAGGAGCGCAATGAACCTGACGAGTTCTTGAACATGCTGGCAGAGCTGGAGCGGCGCGGGCGGATTGCCGACAAGCTGGGCTTGACGCCGCAAATGCTGCAGACACTCCTGACGGACGAACAGTATCAATGGTTCAGTCTCGAGAGCCCCTACGAGATTTCGATCCAGTCGGTGTACTACCTGGCGTTTTACCGTCGAATGATTACCCAGGCCCGGCAACCCGAAGAAAAAATGCTCGACTACTTGCATCAGGTCAACCTGTTGCCCCGCGACTTGAGTCCCGACGCGTTGCAGCTGATTCGTGATGCCGCTGCCAGCAAGCTGGCCGCTTTTTTTGGCTGCGGGATCAAGCATGTCCTGACCTGCGCCGAACACGTCAGCCAGGGGGCCGAGGACAGTGACCGTCCTGGCTGGCCGATTTTGCACACACTGGCGCACCTTGATTTGTTGAGCCGAACCCTGGAACTTGCCAGGAAGGGGATGGACGCTACTGCCGCGTTTGGTTTGGGCACGCTGGCCCCTTTGGATCAGGAACAGGTCTTTGCCGGCGCCGCACAAAACGCTCTGGAAAGCCTGGCCCGATTCACCACCCTGACCACCCCGCCAGATTCGGCTGAAGTGGGTCAGAGCATCACCACCCGTTGTGTGGTTGACAACCCGAAATTGATCGCGAACGTGTCACAGGAAGTCGCGGAGTTCGAACTCAAGCTTCAGGACTTTTACGGTAAACCACTCAAGGGGATCGTTGTTTACTGGAAGACAGACCTGGGGGCCATGCTCACACCTCAAACCACCACCGATAATCAGGGGCGGACCTGGGCGTTATTGCAGGCGGGGAGGACGGTCGGTACTGCTCATGTTTCATTCCATCTGCCACTGCACGAGCCGATTTACGCCCCCTCGGTGCGGATTGACTGTGATGAAGCGACCCTGTTTTTCTCATCGGAGCTGGTGTCGCCACTGCCTGACCACGAGCTGCTGGCGGGTCGCTTGTCGGTTTGGGAGCTGTCGGCTGTTCTGGCGGATCGTTATGGAAACAAGGGAATGCACCGAGAGGTTGACTGGTCCACGACCTATGGGGAGTTCCGGCCAACCCAAACGTCTACGGACGCAAACGGCGAAACCCGCGTGCAGATATCCAGCCTGAGCCCGGGCGAAGCCGAAATTGCGGTTGTCGATGTGGAGAGTGACGCCAGTATCAACTTCAACGGCAAAATCAGATTTGCCAACAAGCCGCGAATTCTCGATAAGCCTGAGGTCATCACGGTGGCCTTGGTCGATCACGAACTGCAAATGCGTTGCAAGGTGGTCGGACTTGATGGCGAAGCTGTCGAAGGTGAGATCGTGAAATGGTGGACGAATCGTGATTCAACGGAAACCGAACAGCAAAGTGATCAATACGGGTTTTCCATCTTTGCTGTACCCCCTTCGTCAATCGGCAATCTGACGATCTACGCGCAGCTAGGCGACAACCCTGTTGTTGAGCAGGTGGTGCGGCTGGCGAGCGATGTCGTTCTCCAGAACTATTCGGCTGACGTCAAGTATTCGATTGTTCGCGACCCGAAGCCGACCTTGTGCTGGGTGGATGTGAGGACAACGCCTGCCGATGTGGCGCCGCCGATACCCAATTATCCGGTCACGTGGGAATGCGCCCCGCCAACGGAAGGCTCTGCACCTCAAATCGTAACCATTGTAACGGATGCGCAAGGTCGGTCGGTGTTCCCGATCAAGGCAGAGGTCGCTGGTGAGTTCAAGGTCACCGCTCGGCTCGAACTCCATCCGGTTCAGTTTCAGGACTTCACAGTGAAGGCCATTCCGGCCATCGGCTGGATAATTGAGTTGGTATCCGAAGGCAATCGAACAACGTTTGACCCCGCCAAAGATAAGCTCACCTTGCTCAGAAATAGCAGCTACCAGCTCGAAATAACGCCCCGCGAAACCGGATTGATGGGCAGCAAGGCCGCGGTGGGCTGGAGTTCTGTCTATACCACCAAGGCGCTGGGGATGGAATTCGACCCTCCTCTCGCCACGCGCTTCACCTTCGTAGATGGCCAGCCTTACATCTTGAAGTTGTCTACCGGTGACATCAGAAACGGGCTGTTCGAATTGAGCCTGGTCTGCGATCAGTTGAATCAGGCGCTGGTGTTCAAGGGCGAGTTGCTCAAGCGCCTTCCCACTCGACGGCCACCGTCGTCATGA
- a CDS encoding iron-sulfur-binding ferredoxin reductase, translating to MPELRVGERHWSVAPGSNLLDALNQNGVAVPYSCRAGSCHACLVQCVQGLPGDNRPDALSADQRQQGWRLACQCQIIEDLQVHTFDPQVDGRPAQVAAVDWLSASVLRLRLTTERPLRYSAGQHLVLWAGNVARPYSLASLPEEDRFLEFHLDCRQPGEFSDAARQLKIGDPIRLGELRGGALQYDPDWNTRPLWLMAAGTGLGPLFGVLREALRQDHQGAIRVIHLAHDASEHYLAKPLQAMCDVRENLSVEFWTPAELPQALAQLRLVSRQTLALVCGAPDSVDAFARRLYLAGLPRNQLLADVFVPRG from the coding sequence ATGCCTGAATTGCGTGTCGGCGAGCGTCACTGGTCGGTGGCGCCGGGCAGCAATCTGCTCGACGCCCTGAATCAAAATGGCGTGGCCGTGCCCTACAGTTGCCGCGCCGGCAGTTGCCATGCCTGCCTGGTGCAATGCGTCCAAGGATTGCCCGGCGACAACCGCCCCGATGCCTTGAGCGCTGATCAGCGTCAACAAGGTTGGCGACTGGCCTGCCAATGTCAAATCATCGAAGACCTGCAAGTGCATACCTTCGACCCGCAAGTCGACGGCCGCCCCGCGCAAGTCGCTGCGGTCGATTGGTTGAGCGCCAGCGTGTTGCGTCTGCGCCTGACCACCGAGCGGCCGTTGCGTTACAGCGCCGGGCAGCATCTGGTGTTGTGGGCCGGCAACGTGGCACGGCCTTACTCTTTGGCCAGCCTGCCGGAAGAAGACCGCTTTCTGGAATTCCACCTCGATTGCCGCCAGCCGGGAGAATTCAGCGACGCGGCCCGTCAGCTGAAAATCGGCGACCCGATTCGCCTCGGCGAACTGCGCGGCGGGGCGTTGCAATACGACCCGGACTGGAACACCCGGCCGCTGTGGCTGATGGCTGCCGGCACGGGGTTGGGGCCGTTGTTCGGTGTACTGCGCGAAGCGTTGCGTCAAGATCATCAAGGCGCCATCCGCGTCATTCACCTCGCCCATGATGCCAGCGAGCACTACTTGGCCAAACCCCTGCAAGCCATGTGCGATGTGCGTGAAAACCTCAGCGTCGAATTCTGGACCCCGGCCGAGTTGCCGCAGGCGTTGGCGCAACTGCGGCTTGTTTCCCGACAAACCCTGGCCTTAGTCTGCGGAGCCCCAGACAGTGTCGACGCCTTTGCCCGGCGCTTGTACCTGGCCGGATTGCCGCGCAACCAACTGCTGGCGGATGTCTTTGTTCCCCGTGGTTGA
- a CDS encoding GGDEF domain-containing protein has product MTHNAIQRLLLKRFALAAGTYALALVLLWLAFFTGHYDEPLTSMAIGSALVVITQGALFAVFYSGCNLRFSDPSLTEAQVLMGLGWQTWLIANLDEARGAFLVFYLLIMLFGLFHLSRRAFVRCALLVFFSFSAITLWEGYHFELNDPALAALQVCVLFIVLIWLELYARYVQASRQRMRQRRFALQAHQDTLRGMMRQLEDLVATDELTGLFNRRHFLRLASRELNAMEAGVVHGLALIDLDHFKRINDVHGHAAGDQVLQAFAGVATACLREGDVLARYGGEEFVLLLPDCNAERLTSCCERLRIAFTDVELIGLNVAHLSLSAGMTLLELGDDLDDALQRADQALYRAKRDGRNRCAAAWENVDA; this is encoded by the coding sequence TTGACCCATAACGCCATCCAACGGCTTTTGCTCAAACGCTTTGCCCTCGCAGCCGGCACGTACGCCCTGGCTCTGGTCTTGCTGTGGCTGGCATTTTTCACCGGGCATTACGACGAACCCCTGACCAGCATGGCCATCGGCAGTGCGCTGGTGGTGATCACTCAGGGGGCGTTGTTCGCGGTGTTTTACAGCGGCTGCAACCTGCGGTTTTCCGACCCGAGCCTGACCGAGGCGCAAGTGTTGATGGGCCTGGGTTGGCAGACATGGCTGATCGCCAATCTGGATGAGGCACGCGGCGCGTTCCTGGTGTTCTACCTGTTGATCATGTTGTTCGGGCTGTTCCACCTTTCCCGTCGTGCGTTTGTGCGCTGTGCGCTGCTGGTGTTTTTCAGTTTCAGCGCGATCACGCTGTGGGAGGGTTACCACTTCGAGTTGAACGACCCGGCGTTGGCCGCGTTGCAAGTCTGTGTGCTGTTCATCGTGCTGATCTGGCTGGAGCTCTACGCCCGTTATGTCCAGGCCTCGCGCCAGCGCATGCGTCAACGCCGGTTTGCCTTGCAGGCGCATCAGGACACCCTGCGCGGGATGATGCGCCAGCTCGAAGACCTGGTCGCCACCGACGAACTCACCGGGCTGTTCAACCGCCGGCATTTCCTGCGCCTGGCCTCCCGCGAGCTGAACGCGATGGAGGCGGGCGTGGTGCATGGCCTCGCGCTGATCGACCTCGACCATTTCAAGCGCATCAACGACGTTCACGGCCACGCTGCGGGCGATCAGGTGCTGCAAGCCTTTGCCGGCGTGGCCACCGCCTGCCTGCGCGAGGGCGATGTGCTGGCCCGTTATGGCGGCGAAGAATTCGTGCTGCTGTTGCCCGACTGCAACGCCGAACGACTGACCTCTTGTTGTGAGCGGCTGCGCATTGCCTTCACCGATGTCGAACTGATCGGCCTCAACGTCGCCCACCTCAGTTTATCCGCCGGCATGACCTTGCTGGAGCTGGGCGACGATCTCGACGACGCCTTGCAGCGGGCCGATCAGGCGCTGTACCGCGCCAAGCGTGACGGCCGCAATCGCTGCGCGGCGGCGTGGGAGAATGTCGATGCCTGA
- a CDS encoding PilZ domain-containing protein has product MFTDRRIERHQLPYFLKVFNSVTDKPIGFLGNVSTDGLMLISQLPMMVGVDFDLRLKIPTSDGCQQVIDLTACCLWCHEDETPHHYDAGFSLQRAPPEYGQLMEALTQYFSFQPLPASA; this is encoded by the coding sequence ATGTTTACCGACCGCCGGATCGAGCGGCATCAACTGCCGTATTTCCTGAAAGTGTTCAACAGTGTCACCGACAAACCCATCGGCTTTCTGGGCAATGTGTCCACTGACGGGCTGATGCTCATCAGCCAATTGCCCATGATGGTGGGCGTCGACTTTGACCTGCGATTGAAAATCCCCACCAGCGACGGCTGCCAGCAGGTCATTGACCTGACGGCGTGTTGCCTGTGGTGCCATGAAGATGAAACACCCCACCATTACGACGCCGGGTTCAGCCTGCAACGGGCACCGCCGGAGTATGGGCAACTGATGGAGGCGTTGACGCAGTATTTCAGTTTTCAGCCGTTGCCGGCTTCGGCCTGA
- a CDS encoding tol-pal system YbgF family protein — protein MRFALIAVLALSVTGCARWSMNHHLNNAYSAYDRGNCEQVMLELSKVERSSRARPYVWPEVSMMRGQCLERQKLFIDAAQTYQFIMASYPQSEYAYRARARLETLQSLGHYPTRSAAAVRPTRF, from the coding sequence ATGCGATTCGCGCTCATTGCCGTGCTTGCCCTCAGTGTGACGGGCTGCGCCCGTTGGTCGATGAACCATCATTTGAATAACGCCTACAGCGCTTACGATCGCGGCAATTGCGAGCAAGTCATGCTCGAACTGTCGAAAGTCGAACGCTCCAGTCGTGCGCGGCCTTATGTGTGGCCGGAAGTGTCGATGATGCGCGGCCAGTGCCTGGAACGGCAGAAGCTGTTCATCGATGCGGCCCAAACGTATCAATTCATCATGGCGTCGTACCCGCAAAGCGAATACGCCTACCGCGCCCGCGCCCGCCTGGAAACCTTGCAGAGCCTGGGCCATTACCCGACGCGCAGCGCGGCGGCCGTGCGCCCGACACGGTTCTGA
- the pyk gene encoding pyruvate kinase: protein MSVRRTKIVATLGPASNSPEVLEQLILAGLDVARLNFSHGTPDEHKARAKLVRDLAAKHGRFVALLGDLQGPKIRIAKFANKKIELKIGDQFTFSTSHPLTEGNQQVVGIDYPDLVKDCGVGDELLLDDGRVVMRVDTANATELNCTVLIGGPLSDHKGINRRGGGLTAPALTEKDKADIKLAAEMEVDYLAVSFPRDAADMEYARQLRDEAGGTAWLVAKIERAEAVADDDTLDALIKASDAVMVARGDLGVEIGDAELVGIQKKIILHARRHNKAVIVATQMMESMIQNPMPTRAEVSDVANAVLDYTDAVMLSAESAAGLYPLEAVQAMARICVGAEKHPTSKTSSHRIGKVFESCDQSIALAAMYTANHFPGVKAIIALTESGYTPLIMSRIRSSVPIYAFSPHRETQARAAMFRGVYTVPFDPASLPPEQVSQAAIDELLKRGVVEKGDWVILTKGDSYHTIGGTNGMKILHVGDPMV, encoded by the coding sequence ATGTCCGTCCGTCGCACCAAAATCGTCGCTACCCTTGGCCCGGCCAGTAACTCGCCGGAAGTTCTCGAACAGCTGATTCTGGCTGGCCTGGACGTCGCCCGCCTGAACTTCTCCCACGGCACCCCCGACGAGCACAAGGCTCGCGCGAAGCTGGTGCGTGACCTCGCTGCCAAGCACGGCCGCTTCGTCGCCCTGCTGGGTGACCTGCAAGGCCCGAAAATCCGTATCGCCAAATTCGCCAACAAGAAGATCGAGCTGAAGATCGGTGATCAATTCACCTTCTCCACCAGCCATCCGTTGACCGAAGGCAATCAGCAAGTGGTCGGCATCGACTACCCGGACCTGGTCAAGGATTGCGGCGTGGGCGACGAGCTGCTGCTCGACGACGGCCGTGTGGTGATGCGCGTTGATACCGCCAATGCCACCGAGCTCAATTGCACCGTGCTGATCGGCGGCCCGCTGTCCGACCATAAAGGCATCAACCGTCGCGGCGGTGGCCTGACCGCTCCGGCTCTGACCGAGAAAGACAAGGCCGACATCAAGCTCGCTGCCGAGATGGAAGTCGACTACCTCGCCGTGTCCTTCCCGCGTGACGCCGCCGACATGGAATACGCCCGTCAACTGCGCGACGAGGCCGGCGGTACTGCCTGGCTGGTGGCGAAGATCGAACGTGCCGAAGCGGTGGCCGACGACGACACTCTCGATGCGCTGATCAAAGCCTCCGACGCTGTGATGGTGGCTCGTGGTGACCTCGGTGTGGAAATCGGCGACGCCGAGCTGGTGGGCATCCAGAAGAAAATCATTCTGCACGCACGCCGCCACAACAAGGCTGTGATCGTGGCGACCCAGATGATGGAGTCGATGATCCAGAACCCGATGCCGACCCGCGCCGAAGTGTCCGACGTGGCTAACGCCGTGCTCGACTACACCGACGCCGTAATGCTGTCGGCGGAAAGTGCTGCGGGCCTGTATCCACTGGAAGCCGTGCAGGCGATGGCGCGCATCTGCGTCGGCGCTGAAAAGCACCCGACCAGCAAGACCTCCAGTCACCGCATCGGCAAGGTCTTCGAAAGCTGCGACCAGTCCATTGCCCTGGCGGCCATGTACACCGCCAACCACTTTCCGGGCGTGAAAGCGATCATCGCTCTGACCGAAAGTGGCTACACGCCGTTGATCATGTCGCGCATCCGATCTTCGGTGCCGATCTACGCGTTTTCCCCGCACCGCGAAACCCAGGCCCGCGCAGCCATGTTCCGTGGCGTCTACACCGTACCGTTCGACCCGGCATCGCTGCCGCCTGAGCAAGTCAGCCAGGCTGCGATCGACGAGTTGTTGAAACGCGGTGTTGTGGAGAAAGGCGACTGGGTCATCCTGACCAAGGGCGATAGCTACCACACCATCGGCGGCACCAACGGGATGAAAATCCTGCACGTTGGCGACCCGATGGTCTGA
- a CDS encoding enoyl-CoA hydratase-related protein: MPNAIEVERERGLLTLRLNRPEKKNALTRAMYSRLAEALKQADTDPEINAVLITGSAECFTAGNDIADFIQQPPGNLDSPVFHFMLNLLECRKPVIAAVAGAAVGIGTTMLLHCDLVYVSRDARLRMPFVNLGLCPEFGSSLILPRLLGHAKAAELLLLGESFSGEQAAAWGIATEALGSGDAALAKAREMALRFESLPPEAVRISKQLMKAPDREQLRKVIEEEGALFTQRLRSPEALAALSAFISRH, translated from the coding sequence ATGCCCAATGCCATTGAAGTTGAACGCGAACGCGGTTTGCTGACCCTGCGCCTGAATCGCCCCGAGAAGAAAAACGCCCTGACCCGCGCCATGTACAGCCGCTTGGCCGAGGCGCTGAAACAGGCCGACACCGACCCTGAAATCAACGCCGTGCTGATCACCGGCAGCGCCGAGTGCTTCACCGCCGGCAACGACATCGCCGACTTCATCCAGCAACCGCCGGGCAACCTCGACAGCCCGGTGTTCCACTTCATGCTCAACTTGCTGGAATGCCGCAAACCGGTGATCGCTGCTGTGGCGGGCGCGGCGGTGGGGATCGGCACGACGATGTTGCTGCATTGCGATCTGGTGTATGTCAGTCGGGATGCGCGTTTGCGGATGCCATTCGTGAATCTCGGGTTGTGTCCTGAGTTTGGTTCCAGCCTGATCCTGCCGCGATTGCTCGGGCATGCCAAAGCGGCGGAGCTGTTGCTACTCGGCGAGAGCTTCAGCGGAGAACAGGCTGCCGCCTGGGGCATTGCGACCGAAGCGTTGGGCAGTGGCGACGCGGCGTTGGCCAAGGCGCGGGAGATGGCGTTGCGCTTCGAATCGTTGCCGCCGGAAGCGGTGCGCATCAGCAAGCAATTGATGAAAGCGCCGGACCGGGAACAATTGCGCAAAGTGATCGAAGAGGAGGGCGCGTTGTTCACTCAGCGGTTGCGTTCACCGGAGGCGTTGGCGGCGTTGTCAGCCTTTATCAGCCGGCATTGA
- a CDS encoding DUF6124 family protein — protein MFKPTPNPPPETDPVSPYASLDSRKLHAAADKALDHYLKPDVESLRSSQDRAMKMFAVAPDANPEALTIETYETFSTVSILLLDLAESLEDKPRHLAMAIYRMSELGLMLVERSLDNEQAIKTT, from the coding sequence ATGTTCAAACCAACACCCAATCCACCCCCCGAAACCGACCCGGTTTCCCCCTACGCCAGCCTCGACTCAAGAAAGCTCCACGCCGCCGCCGACAAGGCGCTCGACCATTACCTCAAACCCGACGTCGAATCCCTTCGCTCTTCCCAGGACCGCGCCATGAAAATGTTCGCCGTTGCCCCAGACGCCAATCCCGAAGCCTTGACCATCGAGACCTACGAAACGTTTTCGACGGTCAGCATTCTGCTGCTCGACCTGGCAGAAAGCCTGGAGGACAAGCCGCGGCATCTGGCGATGGCGATTTACCGGATGAGTGAGCTGGGGTTGATGCTGGTGGAGCGGTCGCTGGATAACGAGCAGGCGATTAAAACAACGTAG